A window of the Hordeum vulgare subsp. vulgare chromosome 5H, MorexV3_pseudomolecules_assembly, whole genome shotgun sequence genome harbors these coding sequences:
- the LOC123398003 gene encoding pectinesterase inhibitor 10 yields MRPPLIACLVLLLLSAAAAPPAGGICVPRKPGAAGKVGPLPSPAKLTPPQSKPTPPKAMPVAPGGDIVKALCAKTDYPDVCLAAIGKQPPPAGKKLDGPGVLRLAMGAVRAKAAEAKKAANALIADPKTPKLAVGPLRDCAESYDDIPYSLDHAEKAIAAVDKDTTGTMLDTCRTDVDTCDQGFEDREELPRLMSKQDAELAKLASNCLAIAQAVGLHPGQS; encoded by the coding sequence ATGAGGCCACCGCTCATCGcctgcctcgtcctcctcctcctctctgcggcGGCGGCACCGCCGGCCGGCGGCATCTGCGTGCCGCGCAAGCCCGGAGCGGCGGGCAAGGTCGGCCCTCTCCCGTCGCCGGCCAAGCTGACGCCGCCGCAATCGAAGCCGACGCCGCCGAAGGCCATGCCGGTCGCCCCCGGCGGCGACATCGTGAAGGCCCTGTGCGCCAAAACGGACTACCCGGACGTGTGCCTTGCTGCCATCGGCAAGCAGCCCCCGCCCGCCGGGAAGAAGCTGGACGGGCCCGGCGTGCTGCGGCTGGCCATGGGCGCGGTGCGCGCCAAGGCGGCGGAGGCCAAGAAGGCGGCGAACGCGCTCATCGCCGACCCCAAGACGCCGAAGCTAGCGGTGGGCCCGCTCCGCGACTGCGCCGAGTCGTATGACGACATCCCCTACAGTCTCGACCACGCGGAGAAAGCCATAGCCGCCGTTGACAAGGACACCACCGGCACCATGCTCGACACCTGCCGCACCGACGTCGACACGTGCGACCAGGGCTTCGAGGACCGCGAGGAGCTCCCGCGGCTCATGTCCAAGCAAGACGCCGAGCTCGCCAAGCTCGCCAGCAACTGCCTCGCCATCGCGCAAGCCGTTGGCCTCCACCCGGGCCAGTCCTGA